A genomic region of Zea mays cultivar B73 chromosome 6, Zm-B73-REFERENCE-NAM-5.0, whole genome shotgun sequence contains the following coding sequences:
- the LOC100286333 gene encoding subtilisin-chymotrypsin inhibitor CI-1B: MLHHIVDCITKHIVVGSEMMSSVVVDAAATSSSEKKTSWPEVVGMSIKEATETILKDMPNAYIQVLPVGSPVTLDLRPDRVRIFVDTVAMTPTVG; this comes from the exons ATGCTTCATCAC ATTGTTGACTGCATAACGAAACACATCGTCGTCGGATCGGAGATGATGAGTTCCGTCGTCGTGGATGCTGCTGCTACCAGCAGCAGCGAGAAGAAGACGTCGTGGCCGGAGGTGGTGGGCATGTCCATCAAGGAGGCGACGGAGACTATTCTCAAGGACATGCCCAACGCGTACATCCAGGTGCTGCCTGTTGGGTCGCCCGTGACGCTGGACCTTCGCCCCGACCGCGTCCGTATCTTCGTTGACACCGTCGCCATGACTCCGACAGTTGGGTGA
- the LOC100286271 gene encoding Subtilisin-chymotrypsin inhibitor-2A: MSSVVLGATGRENKTSWPEVVGMSIKEAREIILKDMPNANIQVLPVGSLVTQDFRPDRVRIFVDIVAQTPTVG; the protein is encoded by the coding sequence ATGAGTTCCGTTGTTTTGGGTGCTACTGGTAGGGAGAATAAGACATCATGGCCTGAGGTGGTGGGCATGTCCATCAAGGAGGCAAGAGAGATCATTCTTAAAGACATGCCCAACGCTAACATTCAAGTTCTACCGGTTGGCTCGCTTGTGACCCAAGACTTTCGCCCTGATCGTGTTCGCATCTTCGTTGATATTGTTGCCCAGACTCCAACAGTTGGCTGA